Genomic window (Candidatus Omnitrophota bacterium):
ACATAGGTAACGCCATAGGCCGGATCACGTTCAACCGTGTCCTGGCTCCCATGTTTAAAAAGGAAGTGGATGCAAAATCACTGCAATTTGGCCTGGAAATGATGGATAAATATTTGCCGATCATGGACAAACAATTAAGCCTTGGCAAATTTATCACGGGAACTGAGTTTTCTATTGCCGATATTGCTTTGCTGGCCGCCTTAGATCCCTGTGAGATCGCGCGCATTGACCTGACAGCTTATCGGGATATTGTGCGTTGGAGAAATTATCTTAAAGCGCAGGATTTTTATCAGAAAGCTTTTAAAGACCTTAACGAATCTCTTCAGTTGATGAGGACAGAAAAGACAGCTTAACTCTTGCTATTTATGGACTCCATCCTTTCTATCCACAATTTAACTAAAGTTTACCGCGGCGGCCTTACAGCGTTAAAAAACATCGATCTTGAGATCCGCCGAGGAGAAATCTTTGCTCTTTTAGGGCCCAACGGCGCGGGCAAGACCACTCTTATTAACATCATTTGTGGAATTGTTAACCCCACCAGCGGAGAAGTCTTGGTCGACGGCCATGACATTATCCGGGATTTTCGCCACACCCGTTCTTTGATCGGGCTCGTTCCCCAAGAGTTATCAACCGACGCTTTCGAAACCGTTTGGGACACCGTCAGCTTTAGCCGGGGGCTGTTCGGTAAGCCTACAAATCCTGCCTTCATTGAAAAAACTCTCAAGCAACTTTCACTTTGGGATAAGAAAAGCAATATGATCCGCACTCTCTCCGGTGGCATGAAACGCCGAGTCATGATCGCCAAGGCCTTATCACACGAACCTAAGATATTATTTCTAGATGAACCGACGGCCGGTGTTGATGTTAATTTAAGAAAAGATATGTGGGAGCAAGTCCGAAAGCTCCAGCAAACCGGAGTCACGATCATCCTGACGACGCACTACCTCGATGAAGCCGAAGAAATGGCCGAACGGATCGGCGTTATCAACAAAGGGGAGATCATTATCACCGAG
Coding sequences:
- a CDS encoding ABC transporter ATP-binding protein, which produces MDSILSIHNLTKVYRGGLTALKNIDLEIRRGEIFALLGPNGAGKTTLINIICGIVNPTSGEVLVDGHDIIRDFRHTRSLIGLVPQELSTDAFETVWDTVSFSRGLFGKPTNPAFIEKTLKQLSLWDKKSNMIRTLSGGMKRRVMIAKALSHEPKILFLDEPTAGVDVNLRKDMWEQVRKLQQTGVTIILTTHYLDEAEEMAERIGVINKGEIIITENKQELMKKLGRKELVVELKDPLAAIPDLLAPWKLGLNADRTQLVYTYDSTKDDNGIADLLAKLSQSGIVYKDIHTDQHSLEEIFIELVK
- a CDS encoding glutathione S-transferase family protein; translation: MIKLYGAALSNNVNKVRYCLDYLELPYEFVSIDPMKGENQTAEFAKITPTRKIPALEDDGFTIFESNAIVRYLAKKERSAIYPQDIKKAAIVDAWIDFSSIHIGNAIGRITFNRVLAPMFKKEVDAKSLQFGLEMMDKYLPIMDKQLSLGKFITGTEFSIADIALLAALDPCEIARIDLTAYRDIVRWRNYLKAQDFYQKAFKDLNESLQLMRTEKTA